The window atattttaaatttctACATGTTATacaatttatatgttttgGTAATAATTTAGTACTATCAACtaaagtatatataacatgaaatatatttgaattgtttatttgtttttttatttgtttaatagttatataagtatatgattcattttgttcatgagcttttcttttctttgtcgacaatttaatatgtataataatttcacgtatattcattttaattaatacATTATTTATCAATTTAATATCTATACCCTCTCCAAAATGTCCAACTACTTTTATCATATCACCATCCTGATATTTTAAACACCCCccataaaaatatatatcatataatgAGCTAATATATGcaaaatttttaaagaaaaatttttGTAAATGGCTAAAGGTAAATTTcaatttcttctttattcttagaaatatatgtaaGGATAAATCCtcatatttcttttcttcttttgCTTTGTTATGTTGCTTATCACCAAATATGTATTTTGATGTAATGAAGGAggtatatttataattatcaagAAAAGAATCGTCgttataaaatatataattcataaaaatgttGTACATATATTCTATAGTAAAATGAAAGTCGTGTATATCATGTGCGGGATTATTTTGGTAAGTATGGTTATCATGTTGTCTAGAATCGTAGTAATTATTACTTCTATCACGTGTGgtattataatcataacGTGTGGTATTATAATCATCACGTGTggtattataataattccctttattcttattatcatcattttgCCGTGTTGTCTCCTTGTTTCcttcaatattattacctATCATCACCTGAATGACAACTTTGTCCTTGTtgatattaaaatattcttcTGTAAAttgattatttatttttatattttcatctgtggtatataaattatgtttattaaaTGTAGCATATCCTATTACACGTACTGGAGGAATATATACATTCATTAACTTGTTCAACAAAAAAGATAACTTTTCTTTACCTATAACATTTGGATATAAATGTTGTATATGTTcgtttataatatgtttaaatttattttctatattttttattatatcatcatttattatttttatatcattcaTTATTTGTACATCTTTGTTTAATTCTCTTAActcattatttttattatttaattttatatttatctcTTTTGGTTTTGTTCTTTcctttttcttatttaaagatatatacattaatataccatcattatttagagataattcatatttcattatctttcttaaataatttaaacTCATCCATTGGTTTATCGTATTTTCATACATCaatattaacatattttttctttccttattattaaataatgaatgataacttattattatagatacatataaaatatctaACAATAATTGTATCTTTTTATAACTTTCTTTACCATTTAATGTTTTTAGTTCATAATCAAATGGTAGAAGAGATAATAAAGTTATTCTGTTCCTATTTTGTCTTACCCTCTTTTCAATCtcaatatttatattattattttcatataattccttatatcttttatcttctccaatttttttaatttcttcatataatttCATATACATTTCGTTTTGATGATTTATGTTCATACTAAGCATTATCTTTTCAAAAGATTCTTTTACATCTCCTAAATGTACATacttatttaaatattgtACTTTTATAAGAAATTTTACAAATACCAAACGGAAAAAATCATAATCATcttcataaaatattcGGGATAATTTATTGTTGTAAAAGCTTCTTGTGAAAAAATTACTTTCCTTCATATTCCTGTTTATTATGTTATAGTTAtctttaaaaatgaaaattgTAGTGGTTATGTACACCATGTAGTACATATAGGTGATCATATTCATCATAACCACAAAATaaaagcaaaaaaaaaaaaaaaaaaaaaaaaaaaaaaaaaaaaaaaaaaaaaaagagtaAAATAGgagaataaataaatcaaaCATGAGTAGCCCAAGAATaacattaatatttatattattataggAGATGATAACATAAATAGGTTGtggaatatattatttaatttaatcATTGTAATCGattcatatataaagagatgaaaaaaattaatatatatatatatatatatatatatatatatatatatatatatgataggatgtaaaaattttatgtaGACATACATAATCAAGGGTccatttaaaaataaatttaagAGGCAtcaataataatttgttaCACCCactttaaaaatttaaaaaaaaaaaaaaaaaatgccattaaaaggatatatattttattccTTATAAATCATATTTGTGGTATGTATTTAagttttttaattattaagatatatatttgtcTCCTTTGACTGACGCCATTTtggttatatataaataaatgaataagTATACgtgagaaaaaaaaaggcGTCCCActataacaatatatttttaatgcAACAGTTATAGGaagattttttttctacAAAAGTAAGTTCGAATCATTTTCTCTCTCTCTTtcaaaaaaacaaaaaaaaaacaaaaaaaaaaacaataataataataaagtaatataaaataagagattgtcttataaaaaaaaattgtctttttacattttcatGCTTTCtcctttttctttttatattttttccaGATTACagaattaatatttttcctCAAGAGAATAAAGGAGaaaattttcttcattttatatatgcaaaattaaatacaagggaaaatgtttatatatagaacAGACCAATAAACACCACgttatatttaaatataaaaagaacaaaGGTATACATAcgatatatttttttttttaataattagATAATGTTCGTAtgatttgttttttttttttcttaacATATAGAAAAATTTTCATTCGAATATATTGCACACATGACATCCGTTGTACAATcatcataaaaatgaagagaaaaaaaatatataaatgaataaataaataaataaataaataaataaatatatatatatatatatatatatatatatatatatatatatataatatatggTATATTGCATGCAGAgagtataaataaatatatatatatatatatatatatatatatatatatatatatatatattgttacATATTCTTATTTTGCTTTTATATTTTCGCTTGTTAAATTTTTCCttgttctttttctttttcattattttcattacTATTTAAATTTGAAGAATATctaattataattatttaataaacaTATCCCATTTTGAAttaattcaaaaaaatgaCTTCCTTTTTTACCtgtctttttttttttttttttttttttaattttaccTGACTTGTtaatgtaatatttatcacgtttaataatttttataaaatgataagaaaaaagataagcaaatatatttaacaagaaataataaaataaataaataaataaatatatatatatatatatatatatatatatataataaaacgAGGTGATGATAAGCATACactattatataaattttcataACATCTTTgttaacatatataattatttaccaacttaatatttaattattttatatatgctTTGTTAATTAAGGGAAGGACATTCTTCATC of the Plasmodium reichenowi strain SY57 chromosome 11, whole genome shotgun sequence genome contains:
- a CDS encoding hypothetical protein (conserved Plasmodium protein, unknown function), which encodes MMNMITYMYYMVYITTTIFIFKDNYNIINRNMKESNFFTRSFYNNKLSRIFYEDDYDFFRLVFVKFLIKVQYLNKYVHLGDVKESFEKIMLSMNINHQNEMYMKLYEEIKKIGEDKRYKELYENNNINIEIEKRVRQNRNRITLLSLLPFDYELKTLNGKESYKKIQLLLDILYVSIIISYHSLFNNKERKNMLILMYENTINQWMSLNYLRKIMKYELSLNNDGILMYISLNKKKERTKPKEINIKLNNKNNELRELNKDVQIMNDIKIINDDIIKNIENKFKHIINEHIQHLYPNVIGKEKLSFLLNKLMNVYIPPVRVIGYATFNKHNLYTTDENIKINNQFTEEYFNINKDKVVIQVMIGNNIEGNKETTRQNDDNKNKGNYYNTTRDDYNTTRYDYNTTRDRSNNYYDSRQHDNHTYQNNPAHDIHDFHFTIEYMYNIFMNYIFYNDDSFLDNYKYTSFITSKYIFGDKQHNKAKEEKKYEDLSLHIFLRIKKKLKFTFSHLQKFFFKNFAYISSLYDIYFYGGCLKYQDGDMIKVVGHFGEGIDIKLINNVLIKMNIREIIIHIKLSTKKRKAHEQNESYTYITIKQIKKQINNSNIFHVIYTLVDSTKLLPKHINCITCRNLKYHYIILLITAIVPSLIIFIIFYIIYYWKDRNCSNSKKKICTNHISQTYPCFFHFKTHSNRYIRLSEKKNPYTRLSKNYNEKKEDKKKIKIKIKNKMKSKMKNKKKNKKKNKNKKKQNMDILMK